Sequence from the Terriglobales bacterium genome:
GTTGCGCATCGGGATGACGGTATCGCTGACCGGACGCCATTGGCGGCAGGCACGGCAGGCGCTCGACGGGCTGCGCACTTGGGCGGCGTGGATGGACCAGCAGGGCGGCTTCCGCATGGGCGACCTGGTGCGCCGCGTGCGCGTCATTTATTACGACGACGAAGACCGCGCCGACTTGGCGCGCGAGAACGTCGCGCGCCTTCTGGATAAGGACCGTGTGCACGCCCTCTTCGGCCCGTACTCCAGCTTCCTCACCGAAGCGGTGGCGCCCGTGGCCGAGGAGCGCGGCCGCATCCTGTGGAGTCACGGCGGCAATTGCGACAGCCTCTATCGCTACGGTCGCCGCGGCGTGGTCAGCATCTCGAGTCCGGCCAGCCGCTATCTCACCGACCTCCCCACATGGCTGGAGAAGGAAGCGCCGGAGCTGCGCACCATCTGCGTGGTGTACGAAGCGCAAGGTGCCTACGCCTTCGAAATCGCCGACGGGCTGCTGGAGACGGCCATGGGTCGCGCCAGCCATCAGACCAGCATGATGCCCGCCGGCGCGCTCTCCCAGCACATCGGCTCTCTGGTGCGCGAGCTGGGGACGCGGCGTCCGCAGGTCGTGGTGCTGGCGGCGGCATTCGACGACGAAGTGCAGTTGCTGCGGACGCGCGCGGACTGGCCGGATTCGGTAAGGAAGGTGGTGGCGGTGGCCGGCGGCTTCCTGGACCTGCGGGAGGAACTCGAGCGCAGCACCGAAGGGATCATCGGCCCCAGCCAGTGGGAACCGGAGCTGCGCTTTCCGGATGCACTCGGCCCGGACACAGACTGGTTCCTGGCCCACTTTGAAGACCGGTTTCGCCGGCCGCCGGACTATCCTGCCGCGGCGGCGCTGGCGGCCGCGGTCATTTTCGGTGAGTGTGTCGCACGCACGGGCACGTTCCGGGACGCGGCGCTGCGCGAAGCGGCGGACGCGCTCGATTGCCATACCCTGTTCGGCCGCTTCCGCGTGGACGACCGCGGGCAGCAAATCGGCCATCGTGTGGTGCTGGTGGAGTGGCGGGGCGGCGCCAAGGCCGTCATCGCCGGCGCACCGCGGGCGGCCGTTTGCTAGAATGCCGCCGCTGCCGCCGGTCGGCCGCAATTCATTCCGAGACCTCGAGGGGCTCCATGTCGCACAACCGCAGAGTTGCCGTTTGTCTCCACGTTGCGTTGGTCGCACTTCTCTCGACCGAGGTGCTGGCAGCCGAGCCCAAGCCGGTCACGCCCGAGAGCTTCCATACGCTCACCTGGGTCGGCGATCCGCAGTGGTCTCCGGCCGACGACCGCGTCGTGTTCACCACCAGCCGCTCGAACGACAAGCGCGACGGCTACGACAGCAATCTGTGGATGGTGCGCGCGGACGGCAGCGGGCTCCGGCAACTCACCTTCCTGCCCGGCGCCGACAGTTCCCCGCGCTGGAGCGAAGACGGCCGCGAGATCCTGTTCGTCTCCACGCGTAACGGTTCGGCGCAGGCCTGCATCCTGCCCGGCGACGGCGGGGAAGCGCGTTGCGTGACTTCCTTTGAACTGGACGTCAGCGATGCACGCTGGATCCCGGGGACGCGCGCCATCAGCTTTGTCGTGCGCGTGCCGTCCGACTGGAAACCCGGCGTGCGTGATGCCAGGGAGATGGTCAAGCAGAAGAATCCGGACCTGGAGAAGGGAGTCCGGGTCGTCCGGCAGGCCATCTATCGCGCGGGCAAGGCCTACTTCAACAACCTGCGGCCTCACCTGTTCACCCTCGATCTGGAGAGCGGCGAACTGCGCCAGTTGACCGGCGGCCCGGCGGATGTGGCGGGCTACAGTTTCGCCTCCGATGGCAAGCGCATCGCCGTGACTTTCAGTCACCTGGGCGACGATGAAACCGATATCGGGCTGGCCCGCGTTCACCTGCTGGCGCGCGATGGCTCGCTGATCCGTGAACTCACCAGCAAGCCCGGCTACTACGGTGCGCCGGTCTGGCGTCCGGCGAGTGCGCAAGTGCTGGTGGAACAGAGCAGCCCGGAGGGATTCAACGACAAGGTCTTTCTTGTGGATGTTGAGAGCGCCGCTTGGAACAAGATGGAGCATGGCTTCGACGGCAACTTCTCCGCCTGGCGCTGGAGCCGCGATGGCAAGAAGCTGTTCGCCCTCGCCGAAGAGAAGGGCGACATCCACGTCTGGACGTTCGACCCCGAGAGCTGGCGCGCGCAGCGCCTTACCTCCGGGCGGCGGCAACTGGGCATCCATTCGCAGATGTTCGCCACCCCGGGTCTGAGCTTCTCGGCCGATGCCGCGCGCTTCGTCGCTTCTGAAACCGTTTCCGATCGGCCCGAAGAGCTGGTCATCGGCACGGTCGCTGATGGCGCCACGCGCCCACTCACCGACCTCAACAAGGACTGGCGTGCCGCGCACAAGCTCGTCCCGGCGGAGAAGTTCACCTTCAACGCGCGCGACGGACATCCCCTCGACGCCTGGATCATTCCACCGGCCTGGCTCAAGGCCGGCGAGAAGCGCCCCCTGGTGCTGGAGATCCACGGCGGCCCGCGCACCCAGTATGGCGAGCACTTCATGCAGGAGTTCCAGATGCTCGCGGGGATGAACTACGGCGTGTTGTACGTGAATCCGCGTGGCTCCACCGGCTACGGGGAGGCGTCCACACGCGCCACCATCGACAACTGGGGCGGCACACCCTATGAAGACTTGATGGACGCGGTGGACGCCGCCATCGCCCGCTACCCCTGGGTGGACAAGGACCGCCTGGGCGTGGGCGGCGGCAGCTATGGCGGATACATGACCGCGTGGATCATCGGCCACACCACTCGCTTCAAGGCCGCGGTGCCCATGCGCGGTGTCTACAACTTCTACAGCTTCCCGCTCACCACCGATATCCCGCACTTTACCGAGGTCGAGTTCGGCGGGCTGCTCTGGAGCGACCCCGCGAAATACTGGAAGTATTCACCCCTGGCGTACGCCGACGTCGTCAAGACTCCCACGCTCATCATCCACAGCGAGAACGATTTTCGCGCGCCCCTGCCGGATGCGGAGCAGTTCTACGCCGCGCTGCGGCTGCACGGCGTGCCGGCGGAGTTCGTCCGCTACGCCGACGAAGGGCACGAACTGTCGCGCTCCGGCCGTCCCGACCGCCGCGTCGACCGGCTGGAGCGCATCGCGGCCTGGTTCAAGCGCTGGCTGGAGCCGGAAGGAAAGTAGCAATCGGGTGTGCTGAACGCATTGCCGGTCCGGCGCGCCCGTCGTCACAGCCGCCAGGGACGCCAGCTCGAAGCTCCGTACTATAATCCGCGAACCGTTTCCTCGAGGGCCAAGGAGGAACCATGAGCAATCCCAAGACCACAGGCTCAGCCCCCCCTCCCGCACTGCGCGAAGGCTGGGTCCGCGCCTCGGATTTGGACGAATTTCTGGGACGCAATCTTCCTGTTCCCACCCGCGTCATTTCCAATGAGGAGTTCTTTCCGTTGCCGCAGACGCCCGAGCAGTGCGCGGTGGAACACCACCTGCTGGCCACCGCCTCCGACGCCGCGCGGCGCCTCGGCATGACGCGCCGCCGCTTTCTCCAAACCTCGTGTGGCATGGCGGCCGCGTTCGCGGCGCTGAACAGCGTTTTCGGCCCCTTCTTCACCGTGGATGCGGCGGAATTGTTCGAGCCCGCTGCCGCAGCCGAGAAAAAAGCCGGCTACTTCATCTTCGACGTGCAGACCCACCATGTCGCCACTGAGCGCGAAGCGCCCGCCGCAAGCAAGGAATTCCTCCAATACCTCTTCAACCTGCGCAGCGGCTTTGCCACCAAGCTCAACCCGGAACTGGCCAAGCGCGAACAAGCGATGGCCGATCTGCAACTGGAGAACTACATCAAGGAGGTGTTCCTGGACAGTGAGACCGAAGTGGCCGTGCTCAGCGGCCTGCCTGCTGAGAGCGAAGCCGTCGACGTGATTCCAGCCGAAGTGATGGCCCGCACGCGGGCCGCCGTCAACGAACTGGCGAAGTCGCGCCGGCTGATCATCCATGGGAGGTTCTCACCTGACCTGGGAGCGCGCAACCGCGAAGTGATGCAGCAGCAGGCGGAGTCGCTGAAGATCGAAGCCTGGAAAGGCTACACCGGCCAGTCCATGGTGAAGGGCGAACCCGGCTGGTGGCTGGACGATGAAAAGCGCAGCTATCCGGCGCTGGAATACACCCGCAAGTTGGGCATCCGCAACATCTGCCTGCACAAAGGCCTGCCGCTGTTTCCCGGCAACGACGAGTACTGGAGCCCGCGCGACGTCATGAAGGCCGCCCAGGATTTTCCCGACCTGAACTTCCTGCTCTATCACTCCGGCTTTAAGGGGCTGCAGGACTCCCTGCCGGCGGCCCAGGATGGCTTCCAGATGACGGCCTACGTCCCCTGGGTCTCCGACCTGTGTGAGTGGCGGCGCAAGAACCCGAAGATAGGCAACGTCTACATGGAACTGGGCAGCACCTTCGGCCTGATGGTGGCTACCAATCCGCTACTGTGCTGCCACGTGCTCGGGATGATTCTGCAGGCCTTCGGGGAGGATCATGTGCTTTGGGGTACGGACTCGATCTGGTGGGGATCCCCGCAATGGCAGATTGAAGCTTTCCGGCGGCTCCAGATGCCGGAAGACCTGATGAAGCGCTTCGGCTACAAACCGCTCACCGTCGAGGTCAAACGCAAGATCTTCGGACTGAACGGCGCGCGGCTCTATGGCATCGACCCCAAGGCGAAGCGCAACCCCATACCGGGCGACTATGTGGACTGGCTGCGCAAACAGTACCGCGAGTCGGGACTGGCCGCGCCAAGCAACACCCAATACGGCTGGATACGCGTGGCATGAGGAAGCGCCGTCTCGCGATCAGCTTGTGGCTGCTGTTCGTCGCCGGCGGAGCCGCACAACAGGCGCAGGCTCCTGCCGGCCTTGGCACGTGGAGTTCGCTCAAGCCCCTCTACGAGCCGGTTTCCAACAACGCGGTCGCCTCGCTGCATCAGGGCAAGCGCACCTTCCTGTTCTCCTTCCTCGGGATCGGTCCGAAGAAGACATGGGACGCCATTACCGCCGAAGCCTCGTCGTTCGACACGCTCTCCGGCGAATGGGCCCGCCTGCCTCCCGTGCCCGGGCAGGCCGGGCGTCTGGCGGCGGCCGCCGCCGGCGTGAACGACCGCGTGTATCTCTTCGGAGGCTACACCGTGGACGCACAGGGCGACGAGGTTTCGCTTCCCAACGTGGATATCTTCGACCTCAAAGCCCGCGGCTGGCGGCGGGGAGAAGATATCCCCGTGCCCGTGGACGACATGGTGGTCGGCGTCTACCGCAATCGCTACGTCTACCTGGTCAGCGGGTGGTCGCAGAAGGACAGCGTGCGCAACGTCCAGGTCTACGACACGGAGAAGAACCGCTGGCTCGAGGCCACGCCCATCCCCGGCACGCCCGTCTTCGGGCATGCCGGCGCCCTGGCCGGGGATACCATCGTGTACGTGGGTGGAGCTTTCAGGAATCCCGGGGGGACGAATCCTCGTTACGTGCCTTCCCACGAAGCCTGGATGGGGAAGATCGATCCCAAGGACCTTACCCGCATCACCTGGACCAAGATTCCGGGGCCGCCCACCCGGGCCCGCTATCGCATCGCCGCCGGAGCCTTCGGCCACCGCATTGTGTTCTCCGGCGGCACCGACAATCCCTACAACTATGACGGCCGCGGCTATGATGGCCGGCCCTCCGAGCCTGTCGCCACAACCTTCGCCTGGAACCTGGACTCCGGCGGCTGGGAACTGCTGCCCGACAATCCCTTTCCCGCCATGGACCACCGCGGCCTGGCAACCACCCGCGAAGGCCTCGCTCTGGTCGGCGGCATGGAAGCGGGCCAGAAAGTCTCTAACCGCTTGAGCCTTTTACGCATTACCGCACGGTGACCTTGCATTACTTCGCGGTTACTCTCGTGACGTTTACAGTCCGGGAAAACGACCCTAATGTGGTAGGCGATTGGCAGTTCTGGGGGAGGGCTGCCGTCGGGCGTCCGCGAGCTAACCGCTCTCGGGCGCCTCTAACTTTTTGTAGCCACTTCGGCAAGCACTGCCGACGAACCACGTTTCGGCCTTGTTTTGGAAAGCGCGGCTTGGTAGGTCGGGCTTCCAGCCCGACTCGCGAAGCGACCGCGCCCTAGATGGCTCCCAATCCTCCCGCCTTTAGGCCCTGAGGAACGTGGTTTCCCGCGCTTTCTGCTACTCTTGAAACCCCTGCGCATCTAATCCAGTGAGTGGTACCATGAAAACACGGTACGTTTTGGACCGCGAATCAACCTCGGCGGTCCTGCGCTCATACTTTCGGAGGCGAAATGGCTGGTAACGGGATTTTGGAATTAACCGACGCAACATTCGACCAGGACGTGCTCAAGAGCGAGCAGCCGGTGCTGGTGGATTTCTGGGCCGCGTGGTGCGGCCCCTGTCGCGCAATCGCGCCCATCGTGGACGAGGTCGCGCAGAGCTACCGGGGTCGCGTCAAGGTCGCCAAGATGGACGTCGACCGCAGCCCGGCCACGCCGCAACGCTACGGCGTCCGCGGCATCCCTACGCTGCTGGTGTTCAAGGGCGGGCAGGTGAAGGAGCAGATCGTCGGCTTCGTCGACCGCGCCACCATCGAGAAGGCGCTCGACAAACACCTTTCCTAGGTTCCATCGGATGGTTCAGCCCGGCTTCGGCCGGGCTTTCCGCTTTCAGGCCAACATCCCTCTTGTAGTTTTGCCCGCTTCCGGGGAGAATCGCGTCCGCCATGTCGCGGCTCGCTCTACTGCTCGCGTGCCTGCTCTCTCTCTCTACAGTTGCGCAGGACCTGCCGGAGATGCCGCCCGACGCCGCGGCAGAAGAACTGGCTGCCGCCGCCGAAGAACGTATCCTCTCCTTCCACAGCGACATTACCGTCTATCCGGACGCTTCCATGCTGGTGCGCGAGACCATCAAGGTGCGTTCCACCGGCGAGCAGATCAGGCGGGGCATCTACCGCGACTTTCCCACCCGCTACGAGGACAAGTTCGGCAACGCCTACCGCGTCGGCTTCGACATCGACGAGGTCCTGCGCGACGGCCGCCACGACGACTATCACACCGAGAGCCTGGAGAACGGCGTCCGCGTCTACATCGGCAACAAGGACGTCTTCCTCGATCCGGGCGAATACACTTACACTCTGGCCTACCGGACGCACCGCCAGCTCGGCTTCTTCCCCGACCACGACGAACTCTACTGGAACGTCACCGGCAACGGCTGGGGCTTCGCCATCGACAACGCTTCGGCCACCGTAACGCTGCCGCCTGGCATCGCGCGCGGCGACCTGAAGCTCGAAGGCTACACCGGCTACCAGGGTGCGACCGATCAGGACTACACCGCCGAGGTTTCCGAGGACGGCACGGCGCACTTCGCCACTACCAAAATGCTCGCTCCCAACCAGGGGCTGACCATCGTCGTCTCGTTTCCCAAAGGCGTCATCCCCGAGCCCACCCGCGACCAGAAGATCGCCTGGTTCCTGGCGGACAACCGTCCCGCGCTGGCGGCCGCCCTGGGCCTGTTGCTGGTGCTGGGCTACTACGTGGTCATCTGGCACCGCGTCGGGCGCGACCCGGATCCCGGCGCCATCATGCCGCTCTACGAGCCGCCGCAGCATCTCTCTCCCGCCGCCATGCGCCACCTGGTGAACATGGGATTCGACGACAAGACCTTCGCCGCCGCCGTCCTCAACATGGCGGTGAAGAAATACCTGACCATCCGCGAGGAGGGCGGCGACTACACGCTGGAACGCGCCACCGCCCAGGCCGGCCTCAGCGCTGACGAGAAGGCGGCCGCTACGCGCCTGCTGGATTCGCGCAAGTCCATCGAGCTCAAGACCCAAAACCACGCCGCCATTCGCAGCGCCATCGAAGGTCTGAAGGATTCGCTCAAGAACAGCCAGGAGACCGTCTATTTCCTCACCAACAAGCGTTATCTGATCCCGGGGCTCGTGATCTCCGCGCTCACACTGCTGGCGCAGGTGGTGGCGGCCGAGGGCGTCGAGCGCAAGATGCTCGCCGGCTTCATGACCATCTGGCTTACCGGCTGGTCGTTCGGCGTCTTTTTTCTGCTGATGGCCGTGTTCCGCGCGTGGAAGGCCGTGATGTTCGGCGGCGTCGTCAATCGCGTTGTGAGCCTAGTGGGAGCGCTGTTCATCACCGCCTTCGCCGTGCCCTTTGTAGGCGGCGAGGGATTCGGCATCTACATGTATTCGCAGGCGACTTCCCCGGTCTCGGTGGCCGTGCTGCTGACCATTGTGGCCGTGAACGTCCTGTTCCACTATCTGCTGAAGGCGCCCACCAGCGCCGGCCGCGCGCTGCTCGACAAGGTGGAAGGCTTCAAGATGTTCCTGACCGCCGTGGACAGCGACCGCCTGCGCCGCTTCGAGGGTCCGGCGCGCACGCCGGAGCTGTTCGAGAAGTATCTTCCGTACGCGCTCGCTCTCGATTGCGAACAGCAGTGGGCTGACCAGTTCACCGACGTCCTGGCCAAGGCCGCCGAGGCGGAACAGGCCTCTGCGTACTCTCCTTCCTGGTACCGGGGCTCGAACTGGAATGCCTTCAACCCCGGAGGATTCGCGTCCTCGTTCGGAAGCTCGTTCTCCAGCGCCGTGTCTTCTTCCTCGACACCTCCCGGCCGAAGCTCGGGCTCAAGCGGTGGCGGTTCTTCGGGAGGCGGCGGCGGCGGAGGCGGAGGCGGCGGCTGGTGAGGTTTAGGTTTCTGGCCACTGGCCACTAGCCACTGACCACTGACTTTCAGTACTTGCGCAGCACTCCGATCACCCGCCCCTGAATCTGCACCGAGGCGGCGGGCACGGTGATGGGCTGCATGGCGGCGTTCGACGGCTGCAGGCGGACGTAATCCCCTTCGCGGTAGATGCGCTTCAGCGTGGTCTCGGCGCCGTCCACCAGCGCCACCACCAGTTCGCCGTTCACCGCCACCTGGGTCTTCTCCACCAGGATGTAGTCACCCTCGACGATGTGTTCGTCCTGCATGGAATCGCCGCTGACCTCGAGCACGTAGACGTCCTTCGAGCGGGTGAAATCGGAGAAGTTAATGGTCTCCGGGTTCTCCACTCCTTCGATTGGCCGTCCCGCGGCGATTCTGCCCATCAGGGGCAGCGTCACGGGCGCGGCCAGCGCCTGCCGCATCTTGCCCCGCGGCGGCAGCAGGTCGATGGAGCGGCTGCGGTTGTAGCCCCGCTTCAGAAGTCCTTTCTTCTCCAGGTTGGTCACGTGCTTGTGCACTGTGGCCAGCGAGTTCAGCCCCAGACCCTCGCGGATCTCTTCGAAGGAAGGCGAATAGCCGTTCTGCTGGACGAAGCCGGCAATGAAATCGTAGAGTTGGCGTTGCCTCCGGGTCAGTGCCATGCCCCAAGCTTAGGGGAAGAAAAGGCGAATGTCAAGCCGGAACCTCCTGGCTAATGATTCGTGCGGTTTCGGGTAAGAAGCACGTAGAACGGTTGCGGCTGGCAAGACCTTTACGAGAGGGCGCCCTATGATTCGCACGCTGCTTCTGATTTCGATTGTCACGCTACTGGCGGCCTTCGCTTCCGGCGATGAGCCGGCCAGGAAAGCAGAACTGCAATTCCTCTACCGCATCCAGCCGACTCGCGCCGCCCTGCTTACCAGCGGTCCCACGCCGGAGGAACAGGCCATAGTCCTGGAACACTTCAACTACCTGAAGGACCTGGCCGCCAGGGGCGTGGTGATCCTCGCCGGGCGCACGCTGAACACCGATGAGTCCTCATTCGGCATCGTGATCTTCCGGGCCGAGAATGAAGAAGCCGCGCGCCGCATCATGAACGGCGACCCGGCGGTGGCCAGGGGCGTGATGAAGGCCACGCTGTTTCCCTATCGCGTGGCGCTAATGGAAGGCAAGCCCATTCCGTAAATCTGACAGGACGCCTAGCGCGCGGCCACGCCCATTTCGCTCAGGATCTGCTCCACCGCGGCAATGGCCGTGTCCAGTTCCTCATCCTTGTTATAGAAGTGCGGCGACATGCGCACCCCCGCCTTGGGGCGCCAGTCCACCAGGATGTCGCGTTTCAGCAATTGCGCGCACACTTCCCTGGAATTGGGCATGTCGATGGAGACAGTGCCGCCGCGCCGCTCGGGGTCGCGCGGCGTGTTCACCTTCCAGCCGCGTTCCTCGGCCATGCGGATGAGCCGCGCCGTCTGCCGCAGGGATTTTTCGCGGATGCGCTCCACGCCCACCTCGCGGATGATTTTCAGCCCCGGCCGGCAGGCGTAGAGTGCGGGCAGGTGCGTGGTGCCGTTCATGAAGCGCATCGGCGGGTCCGCGTAGCGGATGGGGCCGATCTCGAAGGCGAATGAATCCTGGTGCGCGAACCATCCTGTAATGGTCGGCTCGAGCTTGCGGCCCAGCTCGGGGCGCACGTAGAGATAACCCACGCCGGCGCCACCGCACAGCCACTTCAGCACGCCCCCGGTGCAGAAATCGACGTCGAGCTTCTGCACGTCCACTGGCACCGTGCCCAGGGACTGGAACGTGTCCAGCAGCACCAGCGCTCCGACCTTGTGGGCCTTCTCGACGATGGCCGGCACGTCCTTGATGAACGAGCTGCGGAAGACGACGTGCGAGATGGGCACCAGCAACGTTTCTTCGTCGATAGCGTCCAGCAGGCGCTCGGTGGGCACGGTGATGCCGTCGTCCGTCTTCACCATGTGGACGCGCGCGCCGCGCCGCTGCTGCGCGTACCAGAAATAGACCACCGAGGGGAAATTCATGTCGCTGAAGACGATCTTGTTGCGCTTGCCCGCGAAGTCGAAGCAGGAGGCCACCGTCGCCTGGCACAGGCTGACGTTCTGATGGGTCGAGACCGAACCCTTGGGGGCGTTCATCAATTCGCCGATCTCGTCGCCGACTTCGGTCTCCAGTCCCCACCATCCTTCTTCCCAGGCGCGCACGCCGCGCGTGGCCCAGGCGTCGGCGTAGGAGCGCAGCGCGTCATAGACGCCGCGGGGCATGGCGCCGAGCGAGTTACTGATCATGTAGGTGGTGGTGTCGAGGATGGGAAACTCGCTGCGCCAGCGCAGCAGAGGGTCGTGAGCGGAGTCGGTCGGCATGGGCTTCATTCTAGCAGTTGGCCACAGAGGCACGGAGACGCAGAGCAATTGAATCATTGAATCATCGGATCATTGAATCATTGAAAATCGTTCATTCGGCGTGCTCGGCATCTCGGCGGTGAAGCAAGTCATTTGTGTTCGGAATCCTGCTTACCGTTCAAGGTGGACTTGGCGATC
This genomic interval carries:
- a CDS encoding ABC transporter substrate-binding protein, producing MSPTLELRIGMTVSLTGRHWRQARQALDGLRTWAAWMDQQGGFRMGDLVRRVRVIYYDDEDRADLARENVARLLDKDRVHALFGPYSSFLTEAVAPVAEERGRILWSHGGNCDSLYRYGRRGVVSISSPASRYLTDLPTWLEKEAPELRTICVVYEAQGAYAFEIADGLLETAMGRASHQTSMMPAGALSQHIGSLVRELGTRRPQVVVLAAAFDDEVQLLRTRADWPDSVRKVVAVAGGFLDLREELERSTEGIIGPSQWEPELRFPDALGPDTDWFLAHFEDRFRRPPDYPAAAALAAAVIFGECVARTGTFRDAALREAADALDCHTLFGRFRVDDRGQQIGHRVVLVEWRGGAKAVIAGAPRAAVC
- a CDS encoding S9 family peptidase, producing MVALLSTEVLAAEPKPVTPESFHTLTWVGDPQWSPADDRVVFTTSRSNDKRDGYDSNLWMVRADGSGLRQLTFLPGADSSPRWSEDGREILFVSTRNGSAQACILPGDGGEARCVTSFELDVSDARWIPGTRAISFVVRVPSDWKPGVRDAREMVKQKNPDLEKGVRVVRQAIYRAGKAYFNNLRPHLFTLDLESGELRQLTGGPADVAGYSFASDGKRIAVTFSHLGDDETDIGLARVHLLARDGSLIRELTSKPGYYGAPVWRPASAQVLVEQSSPEGFNDKVFLVDVESAAWNKMEHGFDGNFSAWRWSRDGKKLFALAEEKGDIHVWTFDPESWRAQRLTSGRRQLGIHSQMFATPGLSFSADAARFVASETVSDRPEELVIGTVADGATRPLTDLNKDWRAAHKLVPAEKFTFNARDGHPLDAWIIPPAWLKAGEKRPLVLEIHGGPRTQYGEHFMQEFQMLAGMNYGVLYVNPRGSTGYGEASTRATIDNWGGTPYEDLMDAVDAAIARYPWVDKDRLGVGGGSYGGYMTAWIIGHTTRFKAAVPMRGVYNFYSFPLTTDIPHFTEVEFGGLLWSDPAKYWKYSPLAYADVVKTPTLIIHSENDFRAPLPDAEQFYAALRLHGVPAEFVRYADEGHELSRSGRPDRRVDRLERIAAWFKRWLEPEGK
- a CDS encoding amidohydrolase family protein — its product is MSNPKTTGSAPPPALREGWVRASDLDEFLGRNLPVPTRVISNEEFFPLPQTPEQCAVEHHLLATASDAARRLGMTRRRFLQTSCGMAAAFAALNSVFGPFFTVDAAELFEPAAAAEKKAGYFIFDVQTHHVATEREAPAASKEFLQYLFNLRSGFATKLNPELAKREQAMADLQLENYIKEVFLDSETEVAVLSGLPAESEAVDVIPAEVMARTRAAVNELAKSRRLIIHGRFSPDLGARNREVMQQQAESLKIEAWKGYTGQSMVKGEPGWWLDDEKRSYPALEYTRKLGIRNICLHKGLPLFPGNDEYWSPRDVMKAAQDFPDLNFLLYHSGFKGLQDSLPAAQDGFQMTAYVPWVSDLCEWRRKNPKIGNVYMELGSTFGLMVATNPLLCCHVLGMILQAFGEDHVLWGTDSIWWGSPQWQIEAFRRLQMPEDLMKRFGYKPLTVEVKRKIFGLNGARLYGIDPKAKRNPIPGDYVDWLRKQYRESGLAAPSNTQYGWIRVA
- a CDS encoding kelch repeat-containing protein — its product is MRKRRLAISLWLLFVAGGAAQQAQAPAGLGTWSSLKPLYEPVSNNAVASLHQGKRTFLFSFLGIGPKKTWDAITAEASSFDTLSGEWARLPPVPGQAGRLAAAAAGVNDRVYLFGGYTVDAQGDEVSLPNVDIFDLKARGWRRGEDIPVPVDDMVVGVYRNRYVYLVSGWSQKDSVRNVQVYDTEKNRWLEATPIPGTPVFGHAGALAGDTIVYVGGAFRNPGGTNPRYVPSHEAWMGKIDPKDLTRITWTKIPGPPTRARYRIAAGAFGHRIVFSGGTDNPYNYDGRGYDGRPSEPVATTFAWNLDSGGWELLPDNPFPAMDHRGLATTREGLALVGGMEAGQKVSNRLSLLRITAR
- the trxA gene encoding thioredoxin, whose amino-acid sequence is MAGNGILELTDATFDQDVLKSEQPVLVDFWAAWCGPCRAIAPIVDEVAQSYRGRVKVAKMDVDRSPATPQRYGVRGIPTLLVFKGGQVKEQIVGFVDRATIEKALDKHLS
- a CDS encoding DUF2207 domain-containing protein translates to MSRLALLLACLLSLSTVAQDLPEMPPDAAAEELAAAAEERILSFHSDITVYPDASMLVRETIKVRSTGEQIRRGIYRDFPTRYEDKFGNAYRVGFDIDEVLRDGRHDDYHTESLENGVRVYIGNKDVFLDPGEYTYTLAYRTHRQLGFFPDHDELYWNVTGNGWGFAIDNASATVTLPPGIARGDLKLEGYTGYQGATDQDYTAEVSEDGTAHFATTKMLAPNQGLTIVVSFPKGVIPEPTRDQKIAWFLADNRPALAAALGLLLVLGYYVVIWHRVGRDPDPGAIMPLYEPPQHLSPAAMRHLVNMGFDDKTFAAAVLNMAVKKYLTIREEGGDYTLERATAQAGLSADEKAAATRLLDSRKSIELKTQNHAAIRSAIEGLKDSLKNSQETVYFLTNKRYLIPGLVISALTLLAQVVAAEGVERKMLAGFMTIWLTGWSFGVFFLLMAVFRAWKAVMFGGVVNRVVSLVGALFITAFAVPFVGGEGFGIYMYSQATSPVSVAVLLTIVAVNVLFHYLLKAPTSAGRALLDKVEGFKMFLTAVDSDRLRRFEGPARTPELFEKYLPYALALDCEQQWADQFTDVLAKAAEAEQASAYSPSWYRGSNWNAFNPGGFASSFGSSFSSAVSSSSTPPGRSSGSSGGGSSGGGGGGGGGGGW
- the lexA gene encoding transcriptional repressor LexA produces the protein MALTRRQRQLYDFIAGFVQQNGYSPSFEEIREGLGLNSLATVHKHVTNLEKKGLLKRGYNRSRSIDLLPPRGKMRQALAAPVTLPLMGRIAAGRPIEGVENPETINFSDFTRSKDVYVLEVSGDSMQDEHIVEGDYILVEKTQVAVNGELVVALVDGAETTLKRIYREGDYVRLQPSNAAMQPITVPAASVQIQGRVIGVLRKY
- a CDS encoding YciI family protein, which gives rise to MIRTLLLISIVTLLAAFASGDEPARKAELQFLYRIQPTRAALLTSGPTPEEQAIVLEHFNYLKDLAARGVVILAGRTLNTDESSFGIVIFRAENEEAARRIMNGDPAVARGVMKATLFPYRVALMEGKPIP
- a CDS encoding aminotransferase class V-fold PLP-dependent enzyme; this encodes MPTDSAHDPLLRWRSEFPILDTTTYMISNSLGAMPRGVYDALRSYADAWATRGVRAWEEGWWGLETEVGDEIGELMNAPKGSVSTHQNVSLCQATVASCFDFAGKRNKIVFSDMNFPSVVYFWYAQQRRGARVHMVKTDDGITVPTERLLDAIDEETLLVPISHVVFRSSFIKDVPAIVEKAHKVGALVLLDTFQSLGTVPVDVQKLDVDFCTGGVLKWLCGGAGVGYLYVRPELGRKLEPTITGWFAHQDSFAFEIGPIRYADPPMRFMNGTTHLPALYACRPGLKIIREVGVERIREKSLRQTARLIRMAEERGWKVNTPRDPERRGGTVSIDMPNSREVCAQLLKRDILVDWRPKAGVRMSPHFYNKDEELDTAIAAVEQILSEMGVAAR